AACGTATCCACCAAACTGCTCATTAGCTTCTTGCTCATCCTGGCACTTATCTCCATCTCCCTGGCGTTCTCCCCGGCAGCTGGTGGACTTGGTGAGCCTGTCTACAACCTGCTTGTCAACGACATTACCCAAGGATTCATCGGCATGACCGTGGCAGTGGGCCTGCTGTGCTTTGGAGCCTACCTGGCCAGCAAGAATCTCATCCTTGGGCTTCCTCCATTTGTCGGTGCGGGTGTTGTGTACGCCTCTGAGGAAATTGCTACTGGGATGGGCTTCATCCTCATGTAATTGCAAAACCCGTGCGGTACCGCTGCCGCACGGGCTTTATTCGCATCCACCTTGACTCACTCTCTGGAGGAATTTATGCAAACCAACTTTCCCAAATACATCTGGGCACCGTACAGTATCGGCGGCCTGGAGCCAGACGACCTGACCGTTCTTGGTATCGGCGTCGGAGTGTTCTTTCTGATATCCACGATATATGGCCTGCTGTTTATCCCTTTCCTGTTCCTTATCTATCGGCCATTCAAGCGCTCAAAACCCCGTGGAATCTTCCGGCACCTGCTTTTTCGTCTGGGGCTGAGCACGCTTTCAGGTTACCCACGCGGCGGCTGCCGAAAGTTCCGGGAGTAGGCCATGAGACGCTATAAGCACCTCTCCTCCACAGCCCGCGTGGTTGCCAAAAACAAAATCCTGCTGCTGGCAATCGTGGCAATAGCCTTCCTGCAGCTGCTGTCGTACTCCACCATCCGGGAATTCAGCCAGACCCACCGCACCATCATTCAACCCACCGTGGTTGACCAGCCCTACTGGATCGAAGGTGGTAGCGCAAGCGCTGAGTATGTGCAGCTTATGGGCCGCCATGCCCTTGATCTACTACTGAACTACCACCCACGCAGCGCCGCCTACCAGTTCAATACCCTCTCAAGTCTCTATAGCCCTGGCACATTTGCCGCCGCTCAGGAGTATTACGGTGAGCTGGCTGAGCGCATCAGTGCTATGGGATTTTCCAGCGTCTACTACCCCAGTAAGTTCACTATCACCCCTGACACCATCACAGCAGAGGGCATGCGCACACGCTGGAGCGCCACCGGCAAAACAGACCAGCAGGAGACGTACGAAATCACCTACGCCATACGCCATGGCCGCTTTGAAATTTCAAACATCCGGGAGGTCAAGCGATGAAACGCACCATAGCTACCCTGTTCACGCTCTTGTGCCTGCCACTGTACAGTGCAGCCACCATCAAGCCAGATATCCCAACACCTATCGAACTCTCAAACCTTGAGCCAAACCGCATCTTGTGCCCCATCGGTGACCACGTCTCCCAAATAGTATTTGCCGATGACAAACCCCTCACAGTGCAGTATCAGAACACCCAGGCATTCTTGCAATTCAAGCATGCCGTGGTCAGCGATGAAACTGGCAACGAAGTAGAACGCCTGCACTACAGCGAGTCCACTGACCTGTATGCTATTTGTGGTGATGACGTGTACCACCTGGTAGCCAGCCCCAAGGCTATCCGTGGCCAAACAATTCGACTGGGAGACCCTGGACTCCAAAATATCCGCAACACCCTGGCGGATTTTCGGCAGCTGGATATTGTAGACCGCGCCCAGCACATCGTTGAGCGTGCCTATACGGAAAACCTCCCCACTAGCTGGCAAGTATGGAATGAGCGCAAAGAGCCCCTTGACCAGTTTGATCAAATCACCGCACACCACCGCCGCACCATCGAGGCACCCGGCACCGGCTTACAGCTGCGTGAATACGTCATTATCAGCAAGCAAAGCGGTGTGGAACTTACCGAGCGTGACTTCATCCACCCACCATTCACCCACCACCCGTTCTTTATCTCCCTGGTCGATCACAGACTGCAAAAGGGTGAACAGACCAGGCTGTTCGTTGTGGAGCGTGTGCGATGAGTGAGATCCTGGAAAAAATCAAAGAGGTATGGGCCAACCTGGACCCACGGTGGAGAGTTATCGGCATGATTGCCGTTATCGGTATGAGTATCGGCACCGTGGATCGCTATGTACTGCGTCCAGTTGACAAACCAGAGCCTGCCCCGGCAACCCAGCAGCGCTTGAGCCCCGGAGTGACCAAGCAAACAGAATTGCCGTTTAATCGGCAGTTTGACGACGATATGTTCGCAGACGTGCGCCGCGACCAGCAGGCCTTCCAGCGCCAGATGCAGGAAAAAATTGAAGCCCAGGAGCAGGAACTGCAGGCCTTGCGCGAGCAGGCGCGAATTATTGAGCAGCTGCAGCCTTACCTTCAGCACGACGGCAGCGCCTACCCTCCACCGGGCATTTCCCCGGCCCCGTCCCCTTCAGTTCCTGAGCCAGAAGCAAGGCCGCGACCTGGTACCCGCGAAGTCCAGCAGCAACAGTATCAGCCTGCCGCACCTGAGCCGGTGCGCACCGTGCGCTGGAGTGGTGGTGTCCGGGTAGCTGAGAACAGCTTCACGCCAGAGGTTATCACCGAAGAAAAAGTGCGGCGCACGGTGTACATGCCCAGTGGCTCCTTTGCCCGCGCCACCTTACTCAATGGCACCAGCGCAAAGACCAGCCTGGCTGGCCAAAGCAATCCTCATATCGTCAAACTGCGAATTGACGACCTGACCGTACTACCAAATGACCTCAAGAGAAATTTGGATGGATGTTTTATTCAGGCCAGTGCCCACGGCGACCTGGCTGATGAGCGAGTGCATCTGGAGCTGGCGACTCTGTCTTGTTTGACCCATGACGGCAGAGGTGTGATTGACCAGAACGTCAAAGGGTATGTCACCGCTGCAGACGGTCAAAAAGGGCTGCCTGGTGAGGTATTCGCTGCATTTCCCGGCAGCCTATGGCGCGGAGCACTGGTATCCGCTATCGGTGGCCTTGGTGAGTTTGCCTCAGAGTATCGCAGCAACTCTACCACTACGGTTACCGGTGCTGGATTGGTGTCTGAGCAAGGCAATATGAGTTTTGAGGACTACGTGATCGGTGGCCTTGGCACCGGAGTGCGCCAATACACCGAGGATCTCGCTGAATTCTACTCAAGCCTGATCAGGCAGCAAGGCCCATCTATTCAAATCCTGCCCGGTGCCAGAGTGACCGTTCATTTCTCCACCGGCACAGAACTCAAAATCCGGGAAATTTGCAATGAGGAGTTAGAACAATGCGACGACCTCTCCTAATACTCAGTGCTGCTTTCATTGCAGCATCTATGGCCCTTAGCGGCTGCGCCAAGATGGTGAGTCCATACCCCACTGAACCACGCTGCCGAGCCGATGTTGAAGGCAACTGCCTCGATGCCCACAACGCCTGGGAAGTTTCCCGCGAACGTTCACGGACGCGGTGAACCATGATTCAAAAATTCATCCGCCTGCTGCGGTTTCACCCCAACAAAAAGACTGCGCCGGAAACAGCTACGCGGTATCTGCGGCGCTTCACCATCGCTGAAACCAAAGCCCGTCTGCAGTGGCTGCAGAACAGGGCCAATAAAGGAGTATGAGCATGAGATACACACTGATCGCCATCCTGCTGTCCACACTGACGATAATCAGCGCCTGTGGCAAGAAAGCGCCAGAGCCCATTGTTATAGAAGAAACTGCACCAGCGGCAACTCAAACGAGTGAAGACCTCTACAAGGAGGAGCTGTTTACAACCTACCGTAGCCTGCTTGCTGAGCCGAGCACCCCGATGGTGGTGCCACCCCGCACCATGCGAGGGTATGTGGTGCCTCATGAGCGCATAGCCCGCAATGGCAGCTCGACGCTTATTGATGAGCACTACCGCTACTGGCAGACCGGCCAGGCTCAGTGGATACTTGAGGGCCTGCAGCGCAGGGGCAGGGAGTAAGCCATGGTAGCCCGCAAACTCCTTGACCGCTTTGATAAGTTGCTCGGCACTACCTATGGTGGTGGTGTCACCTACGGAGATATCCAGGACATGGTCTCACGCCACCCGTTTGGCCCATTCCTGCCCTACATCTCCCACGACAGCGCTACCCATACCTGGTACAACAGCGACGACAGCGTGGGCTTCCTCTTTGAGTGCAGCCCACTCTATTTTGCTGGTGATGATAGCTATACCCAGATGGAGGCTCTTTTCAAAAAAGAGCTGCCAAACAACACCGTCATACAGTTTATTTTGGCAGCTGATGACTATATCGATCCCATGCTTGATCGCTACCTGGCCACCACCAGCGTAGAGAATCCGGTTCTGCAGAACATTGCCAAGATGCAGGCCGATTATCTGCGTCAGTCAAAGCGTGGCCTGCCAAGTGTCAGCTCCCTGCCAGTGCGCCACTTCAGAAGCCCGGTGAGCATTAAGTTCCCAGAGAAAAAAGTCTCTGCCCTCAAGCTTCGCCAGCTCTACAAAGAGACCAGGGAGATTCTTGCTGGCGCTGGCATGAACCCTCAGCCCATGGGGCCTCAGAAACTCCTGCACTGGCTTCGCCGGGTATTTAACTCCAACAAGGATATCCATAGCCCCGCCCTTGGCAGCTACAACGACGCCATTCCTATGAACAAGCAAATCGTGCTTGCTGAGAGTGAAATCGACGTTGAAGGCCGGTACATCAAGATTGGAAGCAAGAATCACGACGGGCAATTTGAGGGCAGCTACTTCCGGGGAATCTCGATTAAAAGCCCTGCCCCAAGCATTGACTCACTGGAAATGCATGGGGTTGTGGGGGCAATCACGGGCGGCGGCTACTTTGCCGACACCCAGCAGATCCCCTGTAACTTTATCCTCAGCGTCAATATTTTCTTCCACAAAAACATCAATGCTGCCCTTGGCCGCAAGGCCACTATGACCGTGCGCCAGCAGGCCACAGAGCAGGACGCAAAAACCCTCAGCAAGCGCCAGAACGAGTTCACCACTATCAAGGACGACCTGGCCCACAACCGAACTTACGTGCGCATTATGCCCACTATGTGGATATATGACCGGGACCTGGAAAAGGTGGATAATGCCGTATCCACCGCCAAAAACCTGTGGGAGGCCAGCGGCTTCTTAATGCAGGAAGAGTCGCATATCCAGACTCCCACCTTCCTGGCCACCCTGCCCTTTGGCCTGATTCCCGATGAGTCCATCATCAAAAATATGGTGCGCGACTTCCAGTGCAACACGCAGCAAGCGCTGCCCCTGCTCCCGGTGCAGGCGGACTTTGCGGCGTTCTCCAAGAATCCGGTCATTCCCTTTATTGGCCGCAAAGGACAGCTGCAGGGAATTGATATCTTCGATCCACGGGCAAAATCCTACAACGGTCTGGTGGCCGCCGACACCGGCACCGGTAAATCGGTACTCATGAACTACATCATCATGAACTACCTGCGCACCGGGGCCAAGGTAACTGGAATTGATATCGGGGATAGCTACCGCAACACCTGCAATATGGTTGGCGGCCAATACATCGATTTTGAAAAGCAGATCTCCATGAACCCCTTTGGTTTCGTCAGCGTTGGCGGCGATGCCGAGGACCAGAACGAGAACCTGCAGGTTGTGGTGCCACTAATCGCACAGATGGCATTCGCCCACGACAGCGTGATCGATAATGAATACTGGAGCCTCCTTGACATGGCTGTGAAGTGGTCATGGGAAACTTATGGCCCTGACGCTGATGTGAACAGTGTCTGGCAATACTGCAAAGAGTTCAAACAACGATACAGTGGCGAACTGCAGCACGCGGACAAGATCATGGCCGAGAAAGCGGAGCTACTGAGTATCTTCCTGGAAAAATGGACCACGACAAAAAATGGTGTCTACGGCGGCTGGGTCAATGGGCGCAGCGAGCTCAACATCAAAAACAACAATTTCACCATCTTCGAGCTTCAGCGAATCAAGGGTATTCCTGATCTTTTCAGCGTCATGAGCCTGATTCTCATTAACGCCATCACGATGGATCTTTACCTCTCCGACCGTTCCCGCAAGAAAATTGTCCTGCTCGAAGAAGCAGGTCAATTCCTGCGGGAATCCCCGCTCCTGCTGCAGGTCGTCAACGAAATGTACCGGCGCATACGCAAGTATGGCGGCGGGTCATTCGTGGTAACCCAATCGCTGCTTGACACCCTCAGCTGGGGCGACACCGGGCGAACCATTATGGACAACGCCCGCTGGAAGTTCCTGCTTGAGTCAGACTCCTTCCCCAAAGCCAAGGACGAAAAACTCCTCGATGTCAGCGACTTCGTGCTGGAGCTCATGAAGTCCACCAAATCAAGAAAGCCTGACTATAGCGAGATCTTCGCCATGACCCCTATCGGCATGGGCCACATGCGCCTGAGCCTGCCACGGTGGGTTTTCTACGCAGTCTCCACCGATGGCCCGGTGGTCTCCCAGATCGAAAAACTCAGAAAGGAGGGACTATCCTATGACCAGGCTATTAGCTGGATGGTTGATAATTTTGAGTTTTAGTGCTGTGGCCCTGGCCAGCCCCAAGGAACAACTCCGGGAAATGTTCAGTAATAGCCCTCAATCTGATGGCGCACTCAGCGAGCAGCTTCGGGCGATCTATACTGATGACATGAGCCCTGAAGAAGCTATAGCGATTGGCCGCAGCCAGGAGAACACCCGGTTCAACAAGTCGCGGATGGACCGAAACTTCTTCCGGCCTCTCACCGGTGGTGGTGAAATGTGGACCCTTGATGGCCAGACCGCATTCGATGTCAGTGGTGTTGCTTGCCCCGGTGCCAATGACTATCTGCAAGTCACCGTGGTGCCCTCGCAAACCAGCGGTGACATTGCTCAGTTGATGATCCGGCAGGACACTAACTTTGACGGCATCCAGAACTACTTCTGGCAAGCACCCCACCCTATCAGCGGTGTATGTGCCAATGGTTATATCAGCTGTAATCCCGGTACATGGCAAAACTGCACACCCTATCAATGGCTCATCACCAATGATAACCGGGTATCAAGTACTGAGGCCCCATCAGACGACATGTTTGGCTGCTTCTGTGTCAACAACAGCTGTGGCGTGAACCTGGCGTGGATAAACCTCAACAATATCCTGACAACTCTTGGCACTGGTATCAGCAGTGCCCTGCAGGAGTATAACGCTCACCTGGTTATTACCGGCGCTCATTTCCAAAACTCGAACGAAATTGTCTACCAGGCGCAGGACAGTGCCAACTGTTCTGATGTGCAGGGTGGCTCTGGCGTGCAGTATTTTGATAAGCGTGATGATAGTGCCCTGGTAGCAGCGAGTTCAGAGGCATATATCAACCCGGAAAGCGATACTATTGTGGGAAAGATTGTGAGTGAGTCTCGCGAGAACCTTGAATATGCCATCTGTCCTATTCGCCGCAACCTTACTGTTCAAGCACAGCAAAACACCTGGCACAACAACCGCCACTGCCCCGAAGCCGACATTGAGAGCTGGGCTGCCGATGCCCTGGCCTATGAATGCAATGTCCAGCGATCACGAAATGCCGATATCGACCACACCAGAACACTATTCTACAGTAGCAGGCATGACGTGATGGCAGGTTTTCAGGTGCGGGTCAATCCAGATACAGAGGACCTGGAGATGCGTTGGCAGCACCTTAATTCATCAGGCACCTCTGAACATGGCTCAAGTCCCTGGTGCAACCTGGCTCCATCCGCTCCTTACCAGCAATGTCGCCTGGACACTGGCCACAGTGGCAGCAGCACCGGTAGTACCCATCGTCTACGCCTTGGCTTTGATGTTGAGGAAGGGAAGATTCGTGTTCGTACCCGCTCAACCACCCACTGGCTACGCGACTCTACCCACCTTCACGCTGGGGCCGTCTATTCACCCGGTGGAAACGAACGGACTGGTAACTGGGTCAGCTTTGTTGAGGGCAGTGGAGGGAAGTCAGTAATATACCTCTCGCAAGTATATGACAACTGTTCCGAAGGCTGGTATGACGGCTGTTATATGGAACGCACAGTAGAATATTATATTGAGGTCTCCGATGACCTCTCCCGTATCCGCATTGGCGGAGACGGCCTTCAGACTTCCCCATGGCTCGATATCACTGCAGGCTGCAGTGTAGAGTGTCAAAAGGATGTGTTTTCCGAGTCCATCTCTGATGGGTGTGAGCCTTTCCGTGATAACCCGTCCTGTGTACAGGTGGGTGAAACAGTTGATGGAGTGCGCACCATCAACAACTCGCACCATACTGGTCTTTCACCAATCCCCTCCACAGTTACCTTCAACGGTGTGTTTGGTACCTACGCCTATACACGGCCATTCTGGGAAATAACCCAAGAATACGCCTGTGAAACTGACGCAGAAGGGTTTGACTTTAATGACTCCCTGGAGCGCTACGCAATCGTCAGTGATTCGGTTGACCTGCAGGGCGGCAGGGCAACATTTACAGATCGTCGCAGCACTACCAGCGGATTTGTGACGGATAATTATTCGATTCGCATGCATGATTTTGGTCCATTAGACCCGGAGCTGGTCTGTAAAACGCGCAAATGGGTTGAAGATCCCAAGGCTACGGCCCAGGTCAATGAAACCGAGGTGCGCGGTGATATTGGCGTTTGGAAATTCAACTACTACGTCTGCATTGATGGGTTATGCCCTGCCGGTGAGGGTGAAGAAATCGTACAGGAGTGCATCGAGGCAGATGACTTTGCAGAAGCTGCTATGGCCATGGAGACCCTTGACTCCTTGCGTAAGGACATTATGTGCAGCTCAGGAGTACGACAATGAAAAAATTAATAACCCTTCTTCTGGTACTTATCCCGCTTGTAGCTATAGCTGACATGAGTCCTGTATGTCCTGATGAATACACGTATAACCCTTTTGACGGTACGTGCGAGCAGATTATCAGCACATGTGCGCCTGCATGCTCCGTATCTGAAGATGAAAACTGTTCCCCACAGCAGGCTTGCGAGCCATGCCCAGGGCATCAGTGGCATACTGGTCACAATCAGTGCGCGCAGCGCACTACAGCACCACTAAGCAACTTTGAGCCCGGCGACGTGTTTGACGGGGTGGTCAATCTCGGTGATAACATCTGCATGCCGTGGGGCCAGTTTCTGCAGGATGATGAAGATGACATCTGGGCACCAACAGACAATATGCGCCACTGCCGAGACAATGTCTGTCCAGAGGACATTGACCAGTGCTTTCGGACCACCCAGTTTCCCCATCATTGCACCGGGTATTCCGGTCAATTCCAGTATATGGAAACCGACCATGTGTGCGACTGGACCCGTAATATCCAGGAGTGCACTAATGGATTTACTTTTAATCACTCCACGAGGCAGTGCGAGCAATACCTGACTCAAAACAGGTCCTGCCCACAGGGGCAATACACCGTTAATCCTGAAACAGAGCTGTGTGAAGAGTTCTTAACCGCACCCTACACATGCTCTGTTGGTAGCTATAATTCCACCACGGGACGCTGCGAAAGACTTCTCACCGCTGCTTATACCTGCAGCCCTGGAAGCACGTATAATTCCAGCACAAAAAGGTGCGAATCCACCAACACGGTTGCCTCTACCTGCCCTGCCGGAAGCACCTGTCCTCCCACGCCGCGCACGTGCCCTTCTGGCTACACCCTCTCCGGTACAAGCTGTGTGCGAACAACCAGCTCAGCCCCATCCTGCCCATCTGGTTATTCGTTCGTAGGAGCAAATAACCGATGTGAGCGCTTTGATAACCCGGCACCCACCTGCCCGTCAACGTACAACTTTGTACATGCAAACCATCGCTGTGAGCGATTCCGGCAGGCAGAGCCCTGCGGAAGTGGTTACTTCAACGCGCCCCATAAAGCCAGGGTAATGCGAGTCTATCGAGCGCTATTCAGTCGTGACCCGGAAGCATCAGGGCTGAATTACTGGTTCGAAGTCTCTCGTAACACACCCAGTGACGCTGAATTGGTAAGCGCCATGCTGGCATCAGCATCCACCCAGGACCGCAATCGCTTCCATGAGAAAGCAGCCAATCACCCCACATACACCACATGGAGTGCCCAACAAACTAATGCCATGGCCCTCGCCATGTACCACAGCATCCCTGCTGCCGGTCAGTGTCAGCGCGTTATTACCCAGAATCAGTGCGCATCTGGATACACCCATATTGCCTCAGATCATCTTTGCCAGGATCAGTATGAGCTACATGGCAATACCTGCCGTCGCATCCTGCAGATGGAAGGTATTTGCCCGGAAGGTACCCGGCGCAACCTTACTACGAGGCTCTGCGAAACCATCACCACCACTACTCCGGCCTGTGCTACTCCTGGTGAATGTGACGAGACAGACAACTATCTTCCCACCACTTGCCCGAACCACTTCTGGTGTGCCGAGTTTGAAGAGCAACCCTGCCCATCCTCTCACCCGGCGTTTAACCAAGTCACCCTGCAGTGCGAGCGTGTGGTGCAGACCCAACCTCCAACTTGCAGTGCAGGCTACAGCTGGAATAGCTCATCACTGATGTGCGAACGCACCTTGACCCACACGCCATACACAAGCCCTGGCCAAAACCCTTCCGAGCGCTGCGTGCTGCGTATAGAGCAGGAGCCCACCTGCCCACCCGATCACCCCTACCGAATAGACGATAAATGTTACTCACGCTGGAAATGCCCATTTGATCCAGGTAACCCCAGTAAGCCGTGCAGAGATATTTGGAACCAGGGCAACCCGGTATGCTCAGAGCATGATTGCCTTATTGTCTCTGAAACGGAGGAAGAGTACGAGGACGATGAATACATTGATGACGGGCAAACTGATGAGTATGGCCAATGCCTTGACCAGATGTTTTTCTTCTCCGGTGAGAACGTGCGTTGTTATCGCCGCGGTATCCGGCGACTCCTCACGAGCTGCTGCACCACACGTAATCCCGACGGGATGACCCACGCAATTTCAGGTTGTAATGACAGAGAATACAGAGCCTTCCACCGCCCCACCAATCAAGAACCTGTCACTATGATAGGCCGCACTGTTTACCCGTCACAGCGCAAGCCAGGTGCAGTCTACCTTGGCAAGCGCTGCGCCGTGCGCTGGAGCGGAATTGGCTGCGTTCAGTCACAGGAAGTCTACTGCGTATTTAGCTCGCTGCTGGCCAGACTGATCCATGAACAGGGCCGTTTACAACTGCCTGCCAGGTTTGACCCTGATCGGCCATTTGGGACTACCCGCGCACCCAACTGCCGAGGTTTCACCCCTGAAGAGTTCACCATGATTGATATCTCCAATATCGACCTCAGCGAGTTTTATGACTGGCTACTGAGTACTGTACCCGCTGAAGTGGATGATATCGGCAATATCCTTATTCCTGAAACCCCACCACCAACCTTTCATGCTCCAGAAGCGTCAGATGTCCTTGAGCGTGGATTTGAGAGTCTGGGAGTAGAACAATGAAGAATATTCTTATCCTTGTATTGACTGCCGTACTCCTGAGCATTTCCCCGGTCAGCGCCGGGGAGAGCCAGGCCGAAAACATTGAAGCTGTGGCCGAGCGAATCAACAACCTCTATTTCTCAGACGAGTGGCAAAGTTATCTGCAAAACGAACAAGATCGGCTTAAAATCGAAGTTTTCGGTGAAATCATCGAGGATTATATTCCCCAGGAATTCCCGGGCAGCCGGCCAGATACTCCACTGTCCGCCGGGGATGACGAACCCTTCTCTCCAGCACCCGGGGAAACCGTCCTTCCCGATGGGGCCCGAGTGCTGGTGTTTATCTCAAGCTCCATGCCCGATCACCTGCTGCGCACATACCTGGAACAAGCCGACGGCCAGCCGCAGATACAGTTTGTCATGCGTGGATTCATCGACGGTATCACCAAGATCATGCCCACGGTGGAGTTCATTGCCAGGCTGCAACTGAAGGACCAAAACTGCGAGCCATTCAAAGAAGAGTGCGCGATGCACACCAATGATGTCAGCGTAGATCCTGAGCTCTTCAGTCAATTCGATATCACCCAGGTGCCAGCCATGGTCTACTTGCCCCACGTGGGTACTCACCAAGGGCTATTGTCTGAACTGCCCCACGCAGTGCTCCATGGTGACCCTCCACTCTCATGGTTCATCGCCCGTGCCCAGGAGTACGATTATGAGTAACCTGTACTACCGCCTGCAAAAGCACCTTCCCGCCATAGAGCTTTCCAGTGATGGCATTATTTTGCGGGCAACTAACGCATTCTGTGAGTTATCCAGATACGATGAGGCCACCCTTCTTGGTAAGCATGCTGGTATTCTTCGTCGCATATCAAAGCATGTCCACCACCGACTCTGGCCAAACTTACCCCAGCAATGGAATGGACCACTGCGCATCTACACGCCAGCTGGCACCCCGGTAAACGTGTCGGTCAACGTCTTCTCACACGATAATCTCTTCTATGCCTGGTTCCAGGACCTCTCCAAGTGCCAGGGCAACTGCCGGGAGCTTCTGCGCTTGAGGCAGGCCTATCACACGACCCGCCGTGAAGCCACTATGGACGCGCTGACCAGGCTGGCCAACCGCCGAAAAATCAACGAAGTGCTGGAGCGCGAAACCATCTACAGCAATATCGGCCACACTCCCCTTTCCCTGATCCTGCTCGATATCGACCACTTCAAGCACGTCAACGACACCTACGGCCATGGCGTGGGAGATAAGGTCTTGATTGCCCTGGCCGGACTCCTGCGCCACAACACCCGTGACAACGATGTGGTGGGCCGCTGGGGCGGCGAGGAATTCATCATCATCTTACCCGGCTGCCCTATAGGTACGGCAACGGAAATAGCCGAGCGTATCCGCACTGCTATTGCAGAGTTTCCATTTGCAGATATTACCCACCCGGTGACCGCCAGCATTGGCGTCACCGGGTATATCTCCGGCGAATCCATCGAGGACCTGATGGGACGGGTAGATCATGGCATGTACTCAGGCAAAACCGGTGGCCGCAACCAAGTGGTGAGGTGCTGAGATGCAACTGGCGCGATATACGCCTGAGCAACTGGAGGTAGGTATGTGGATTGAAAACTACATACCCAAAGGCCTCGAGTGTGCTCCAGTGGGCCCGACTGGTTTTTTACTCACAGAGCAGCATATCAGGCGAATCAAAGAGGAAGGGCGAGACTGGGTATGGATACACAAGAACCGTGGGCTGCTGCGTATTCGAAAGCACAGCCCGAGTGCTTCGATGCCCGAAAAAACAACCCCACCACCTACCCAGGCTCCGGCAAACAGCACCGCTATGAACACTGACCAGCTGCTGGATTATCTCGATAATCTGCAGCCTGGCCACGATATTGAGCCAAAGGAGGACGTGCAAAAAGAGCTGTTCCGGGCAGCGGATATTATCAAGATCGCAAATGAGCAGATGCAGTATATCCTCACACACATCTCCAAGGGCGGTACCCTTGATCATAGCCAAATGCGGACCCTGACCGAAATCTCCGATCAGATTACCCGCAGCATCTACGCTAATCATGATGCGCTCCTGAGCGTGTGCCTGATCAAGCAAGTGGATAACACCACATACCAGCACAGCATCAATGTGGCCGTTCTCCTGGCCCTGGCCGGGCGGCGAATGGGCTATGAGACAAAGCAACTTGAAGCCCTGGCCCTGGGCGGCCTGCTGCACGATACAGGCAAGAGTAAGGTCCCGATCAATATCCTCAATAAGCCTGGCCGCCTCACCAATTCCGAGTATGCAATCATCAAAAGCCACGTCCAAGCGGGCACCCACTTGATCGCCCACCATCACACCCTCAGTAAAATCACCCGCGATGCGATTACCCAGCATCACGAGCGATTTGACGGTAGTGGCTACCCACTGCGACTTAAAGGTGCCGAGATCAGCGAGCACGGCAGACTGACAGCTATTGCCGATGTGTTTGACGCTATCATCTCAAAGCGGCCATACCACCAGCCTCTTAATCCCATCTCCGGGCTCAAGCGCATACTCTCCTGGTCCGAGCACCACTTCTGCACCTATACCGCCCACCAGTTCATCCGGGCTATCGGCCTCTACCCTATTGGCACACTACTG
This portion of the Desulfurispirillum indicum S5 genome encodes:
- the traN gene encoding conjugal transfer protein TraN is translated as MKKLITLLLVLIPLVAIADMSPVCPDEYTYNPFDGTCEQIISTCAPACSVSEDENCSPQQACEPCPGHQWHTGHNQCAQRTTAPLSNFEPGDVFDGVVNLGDNICMPWGQFLQDDEDDIWAPTDNMRHCRDNVCPEDIDQCFRTTQFPHHCTGYSGQFQYMETDHVCDWTRNIQECTNGFTFNHSTRQCEQYLTQNRSCPQGQYTVNPETELCEEFLTAPYTCSVGSYNSTTGRCERLLTAAYTCSPGSTYNSSTKRCESTNTVASTCPAGSTCPPTPRTCPSGYTLSGTSCVRTTSSAPSCPSGYSFVGANNRCERFDNPAPTCPSTYNFVHANHRCERFRQAEPCGSGYFNAPHKARVMRVYRALFSRDPEASGLNYWFEVSRNTPSDAELVSAMLASASTQDRNRFHEKAANHPTYTTWSAQQTNAMALAMYHSIPAAGQCQRVITQNQCASGYTHIASDHLCQDQYELHGNTCRRILQMEGICPEGTRRNLTTRLCETITTTTPACATPGECDETDNYLPTTCPNHFWCAEFEEQPCPSSHPAFNQVTLQCERVVQTQPPTCSAGYSWNSSSLMCERTLTHTPYTSPGQNPSERCVLRIEQEPTCPPDHPYRIDDKCYSRWKCPFDPGNPSKPCRDIWNQGNPVCSEHDCLIVSETEEEYEDDEYIDDGQTDEYGQCLDQMFFFSGENVRCYRRGIRRLLTSCCTTRNPDGMTHAISGCNDREYRAFHRPTNQEPVTMIGRTVYPSQRKPGAVYLGKRCAVRWSGIGCVQSQEVYCVFSSLLARLIHEQGRLQLPARFDPDRPFGTTRAPNCRGFTPEEFTMIDISNIDLSEFYDWLLSTVPAEVDDIGNILIPETPPPTFHAPEASDVLERGFESLGVEQ
- a CDS encoding sensor domain-containing diguanylate cyclase; translated protein: MSNLYYRLQKHLPAIELSSDGIILRATNAFCELSRYDEATLLGKHAGILRRISKHVHHRLWPNLPQQWNGPLRIYTPAGTPVNVSVNVFSHDNLFYAWFQDLSKCQGNCRELLRLRQAYHTTRREATMDALTRLANRRKINEVLERETIYSNIGHTPLSLILLDIDHFKHVNDTYGHGVGDKVLIALAGLLRHNTRDNDVVGRWGGEEFIIILPGCPIGTATEIAERIRTAIAEFPFADITHPVTASIGVTGYISGESIEDLMGRVDHGMYSGKTGGRNQVVRC
- a CDS encoding HD-GYP domain-containing protein, translated to MQLARYTPEQLEVGMWIENYIPKGLECAPVGPTGFLLTEQHIRRIKEEGRDWVWIHKNRGLLRIRKHSPSASMPEKTTPPPTQAPANSTAMNTDQLLDYLDNLQPGHDIEPKEDVQKELFRAADIIKIANEQMQYILTHISKGGTLDHSQMRTLTEISDQITRSIYANHDALLSVCLIKQVDNTTYQHSINVAVLLALAGRRMGYETKQLEALALGGLLHDTGKSKVPINILNKPGRLTNSEYAIIKSHVQAGTHLIAHHHTLSKITRDAITQHHERFDGSGYPLRLKGAEISEHGRLTAIADVFDAIISKRPYHQPLNPISGLKRILSWSEHHFCTYTAHQFIRAIGLYPIGTLLRLESGLLGVVIEQNPRSLLLPVLRIVFNARKSTAVNSPYVLDLEKHPQQILGYENPEKWGINPMLHLIGGNCDSK
- a CDS encoding TrbC family F-type conjugative pilus assembly protein: MKNILILVLTAVLLSISPVSAGESQAENIEAVAERINNLYFSDEWQSYLQNEQDRLKIEVFGEIIEDYIPQEFPGSRPDTPLSAGDDEPFSPAPGETVLPDGARVLVFISSSMPDHLLRTYLEQADGQPQIQFVMRGFIDGITKIMPTVEFIARLQLKDQNCEPFKEECAMHTNDVSVDPELFSQFDITQVPAMVYLPHVGTHQGLLSELPHAVLHGDPPLSWFIARAQEYDYE